The Neodiprion virginianus isolate iyNeoVirg1 chromosome 5, iyNeoVirg1.1, whole genome shotgun sequence genome contains a region encoding:
- the LOC124304853 gene encoding transmembrane protein 120 homolog, producing the protein MDTDVETCLKDWNELTQEYKVLEALNREYCAKLEEVGELQAKCLQGISHQRYRMNVITKSLRQLDASDVRQSLDKDINRRLEQLHEMEQILPKPNGTYLKIILGNVNVSILNKMDKFKYKDEYEKFKLVLSMIGFVLSVVNLFTNVRTLELSFMFLLVWYYCTLTIRESILKVNGSRIKGWWRFHHFLSTVVSGVLLVWPNTGPWYAFRGQFMWFNVYISVVQYLQFRYQHGVLYRLKALGERHNMDITIEGFHSWMWRGLSFLLPFLFVGYLFQLFNAYTLYKLIWHPEATWHVPVLSFTFLVLFLGNTITTVMVIPQKLRERVRNSLPGVFSSITERRKEATVKKNSENKSE; encoded by the exons ATGGATACCGACGTGGAAACTTGTCTCAAGGATTGGAATGAGTTAACGCAAGAGTACAAAGTCTTGGAG GCGTTGAACAGAGAGTACTGTGCAAAGTTGGAAGAGGTAGGCGAGCTTCAGGCAAAATGTTTGCAGGGAATATCGCACCAGCGATATAGAATGAACGTGATAACCAAGTCTCTCAGGCA ATTAGATGCTAGTGACGTGCGTCAATCTTTAGATAAGGACATAAACAGACGACTTGAACAGTTACACGAAATGGAACAGATATTGCCAAAACCAAACGGGACTTACTTGAAGATCATACTGGGCAATGTCAATGTTTCAATATTAAACAAAATGGACAA GTTTAAGTACAAAGACGAATATGAGAAATTCAAGTTAGTTCTGTCGATGATCGGCTTTGTCTTATCTGTTGTTAATCTCTTCACCAATGTGAG GACACTGGAGCTAAGCTTCATGTTTCTCTTGGTTTGGTATTACTGCACATTGACTATACGTGAGAGTATATTGAAGGTCAATGGATCAAGAATAAAAGGTTGGTGGCGTTTTCATCATTTCTTGTCAACTGTAGTATCCGGAGTTCTATTGGTTTGGCCAAATACAGGTCCTTGGTATGCTTTTCGTGGCCAGTTTATGTGGTTCAACGTCTACATTA GCGTGGTTCAATATCTGCAGTTCCGATATCAACACGGCGTATTATATCGTTTGAAGGCCTTGGGTGAGCGGCACAACATGGACATAACAATCGAAGGTTTTCATTCCTGGATGTGGCGCGGACTGTCATTTcttcttccatttttatttgtgGGCTATCTTTTTCAATTGTTCAACGCCTATACACTCTACAAGCTGATATGGCATCCTGAGGCGACTTGGCATGTTCCCGTATTGAGTTTTACATTTCTCGTGCTCTTTCTAGGAAACACGATAACTACGGTTATGGTTATACCTCAGAAATTACGCGAGCGCGTTCGAAACAGCTTGCCAGGTGTTTTCTCGTCAATAACAGAACGTAGAAAAGAGGctactgtgaaaaaaaactctgaGAATAAATCCGAATAA